aaatttgtgacatctgattcagacatagatgatgaagctgctgcaacagacccagtgactgtagtaccctgcaacacatacaaactgccaaccttgattcctttcatcaataagagaactcccttgctgaccttcatgactccaccttcagctgtatacttgcacccatttgaatcaagagtgcctaaactgatgagattcttcttcaaatcaggggcatgcctgacattggacaaagttctgacaatgccatcatacatcttgatattgatcgttcccattccaatagtcttacaagaagcattatttcccatcaacacaactccacctcgaactgattcgtatgtgaagaaccattcacgattgggacacatatggtaggagcaaccagagtcaagaatccattcatcctgtgatctaactttatcatcagtcaccaaaagcatatcagacccactctcatcttcaacaatactggcttctgcagaatcatctcttttctgttgattttgagcaccaccacctgccttctgcttatttaaaagcttatagcattcagatttaatatgcccctttttcttacagtaattacaggttaaattcttgtgcttagattttgatctagccttctttttgtcaccatatgaacccctttcattcgttctccctctagctaccaaaccaacaccatcagatttattggtagttgtcaactcatcatcaatcttctgcttgctttgcagattcgttttgacatcctcaatagagattgtctctctaccataaatcatggtatccctaaagtgcttataagatggaggcagagaacataacaataatagggccaaatcttcatcgtctattttaacatctatccttttcaaatcagtaacaatagaattgaactcagatatatgggatttaatagaagtaccttcgcccatatgaagggtatacagttgttgcttcaatctcaacctattggtgagggatttggtgaggtagaggttctctaacttcacccataactctgcagccgttttctctgagagaacttcctgtagaacatcattcgaaagacacaactgaatagctgaaagggctttatcatccaaatcgctccaatcatcatcggacatagttgcaggtttcttcgccttcccaaatagggttttcttcaaaccctgctgcgtgagaacagCCATCATTCGAACTTGCCATAAACtgaaactgatgttgccgtcaaacctatcaatatcgtatttcgttgaagccatggatcgaagtaaccaagagctctgataccagtttgttagatcaaacaccaagaaacacgaataaagagagataaTAGATCTGTACggcacagagatttaacgaggttcacacaccagggtggtgtgctacgtcctcgggcgaagaagaagatgattcactatgcagaagaaagattacaccctagcagcggcgaggaagaactcgccctgaaaccctagcttcgtgaaaaccctagaatacaatgactctcaacaagcaacagtacattatatatatatatattccaaatagcggttcgacccatcgggtcgcggtcgatccctatcggcccaagccctctgcttccatcacagatctcagaaaatttcccattcgggtcgccaccaaagtatgtcggatcgggtcaatcttcaaaacgggtcaagaattcgagacaaacttaacagataaTAAATGCTTTTTCCACCCTTGCATCTTAAGCATTGTTCTATCTTTAATATCAGTGAATAAAGTAGCCTTTGATGCACCAAAATCCACAGGAAGCCCAAGATACTTTGAAGGCCCAGCATTGTATGGAACATGAAAAAACTTGAAATAAACTTCTTAAATCTTTTATGCGTATTAGGATTGAACGTCAAAGAAGATTTTTGAAGGTTTATATCTTGTCCAGTAGCGCTACAATACATGTCTAGGCAATGCTTCAGGGCAGTAATCTCCTTCATATCAGCTTTGCCAAACAATAAACAATCATTAGCATATAAGAGGTGTGTGAGACAGGGACTTCTATTCTTAAGATGGAGACCATGGATAAGTCCTGAGTGCTCAGCTGAAGACAGGACGGCAGAGAGAGCTTGAGAGCATAAAATAAACAATGCAGGGGAGAGTGGATCTCTTTGCCTGATACCCCTAGAAGGGATAATGGTGCCTTGCTCAGAGCCATTCACAAGTAGGCTATAGGAAACAGAGCGTAGACACTCCATGACTAAAAGTATCTATCTGTGGTGGAAACCCAGCTTCAGCAACATTGCTTCCACAAACTTCCATTCAAGTCTGTCATAGGCCTTCCTCATATCCAGTTTCAAAGCAAAAAGATTGTTTGgccccttcttcctcctcttagTGTAATGATATGCTTCATGGGCTATCAGAATATTATCTGAAATCAACCTGTTAGGCACAAATGCTGACTGTGTAGGGGAAATAATGTCATTAATAGCACCCTTCAATCTATCAACAATAATCTTGGAAATAATTTTTAAGACCACATTACACAAACTAATGGGCCTAAACTGATCAGCTGATTCAGGGTGGGTACTCTTAGGGATGAGACAAACCAAAGCCCTACCCATATCCCTGGTAATATGTCCGGTGGTAAAAAAATCCACTACAAAAGTAAGGAGATCAGTCTTTACAATATCCCAATGTCTTTAAAAGAAAACAGGGGGGAAAACCATCAGGGATTGGGGATTTATAAGGGCCATAGCAAAAAGGGCTTTTTTAACCTCTTCAAGTGTGTGTAGCATACATAAAGAGACATTGAGATCAGCAGTTACTATAGGTGTGACATAATCCAGAACTTGAGTAAGAGCCTCATTATCAAGGGGCTCAgaagaataaatatcatgaaaATGGGTGTAAAGAGTAGAGACAATCTCACTCTGTTTATCTGTCCATGTTCCATCAGTCCGACGAAGCTTCAGAATCCGATTATGCTGCCTCCTCTGAATGGTAGTAAGATGAAAATAACATGTGTTTTTCTCGCCACTCCCGTGGAAATCATCTTTAGATTTCTGACACTACagatcttcttctctttgcaaTTCTTCATCTAAAAGTGACAAAAGCTCATTCTCTTTTTCCTGCGAAAAAGAAACTGCCGGGAGGCTATGGAGATGCTCCAGTTGTTGTTTCAGAGATCGGATATTATTTTGTATGTTCCCAAAAACCTGCCTATTCCACTTTTGAAAAACAATTTTTGTATGCTGAAGTTTTTCTTGAAGAATGTCCGAGGGAGAACCAACCATCATAGAATTCCAACTCTGAGAAATTGTCAGACTTTAACACTAGTGGTGCATGGTCAGACCCAATGGCCGACCGAATGAAAACTGCTGCCTCAGGAAAAGCCAATCTCCATCTTGGGTTAGCAAAAGCTCTGTCCAACCTGATTCTAATATTTGAAGCTCCAGCTCCCTTGTTATTCCAAGTGTAGAAGAGCCCATTGGAACCCAAATCCAGAAGGTGACAACTGTCCAGTATCTGCTGAAACTTATCATGGTCTCTATGTCCCACTGAAACTCCCCCCACCTTTTCCCTCCATGAAAGAAATGAATCATAATTCCCAAGACAAACCCAATTTGAATTTCTATTAACACCAATGGAACTTAAACGGTCCCAAATTTCCTGACGACGATGTTTAAGAGGGTCACCATACACACAAGACAAATGGAAAGAATGTTTATTTAGCATCGAAACATTGGCATCAATAAGCCTCTTATCAGCCGAAAGGATTTGTACAGTAACTGCATCAGTCCACAGAAGAGCTAAAACCTCCTCTGTATGCTCAGGATCAACAGTAAAGCAATTTTGCAAGGGAAATTTGCTTCTAATTTTATCAAGCTTGATTCTACAAGTCTTGTCTCCATCAAAAATAGGGTTTCCGGCTTCTCAGATTTGAGGAGGTTCTTGAGAGATCGAATTATGGAGAACTACCTtgaaacaaataattaaaaaaaaaaaaatatatatatatatatcctttttttattagacaattttccttttcctgcCTTTTTACATTGAAACAAACAAAGGTTTCAAACACGTGCAATGTAAAACCGTTCAGATGATGTTCTTCAAGGTTGCCAAGCATATATGGATTCTCACTTGGCTTCTCAAAAACTGAGATCAGCTGGTGCCTGTGTAAAAGCCACAGCTTCTCCAACTGGTGATTAGCAGAAGCAACTTCTATAAGAATGAGGTAAGAATCAATTGTTATTTGATACGCATTCTCAGTATAGTTTTGGGTCCAGAATGTATTCTGaagcaagaaaatagagaacaaTTGGGATCCAGAATACATTCTAGACCTGGAATCTATTAAGAAAATGCATACTAAACACAGCCTTAGTTACACATCACTGATATTTGTAGCCGTTAACTATTTAGCAACTCCTCAATATGTTAGCTTTTCAGATACTATTTATAAAAATTATCACAAGGGTTCCCACCATTCTCTTTGCTTATTTCAGAGAAATTTATAGACAGCAATGTTCTTCCCTGAGAATGTAAGATCGATTAGGTAACTGATACGCTTCTGATTCTGGCCTCAAAATGGTGGAACTGACTAGAACCCAGACCGATTAACAGGAACtggatcgattgacacccctatgtaggagccctgaaaaaaaaagggggccaaatagaagagaaaattgaaatttcttcacAAATGCATAGCCAAGTATCCAATATACTCCATTGAACATCACTTGTTTATTCATCTTCTCAACAATCTAAATCATCATGGTTGTATCGTTATAATGAGAcattacatgaaaaaaaaaaaaaattgtgctaTCACCTTCCctttactgattttttttttttctgttccttTTATAATTACATGGCCCCATGGACACCTTGCGGTTCCATAGGAGTTTGTGACAATGTTTCCTCTCGTCCTCAGCATCTTGTTGTTTTCTGTTCAAAATCCTCGAGATCTCCCTTCGCAGACCTTGATGGTGATATAACAACATCCGCAAAATTAATGAATACTATGATGTGAACCTTACCAGGCTTCACTTGAAATTTGTATCTACAACTGAAATTTCTTGAATAAAGGTTTCTGACAGACAAGGAGCCTCTCATCGCCATTACTCTCAATCTCCACTACCCGTGCATCCCATTTCAGCCGTGTTGCAATTGTCCTAGCTGATTCAATTAGGGGAGCCATGTCTCGGAACATCACCCAACCCTGTATAGGCCAATTATTGTTCAGGTTTAAAACACAGGAAAGTGAACAAAATGCACCAACGCTTTTGAAATTATGAGAAACTTGACATTAGTATACATGACacttaaatttcagttttgtaGCAAATTTAGGAGGACACAGgatttgtgaagaaagcaaTGTATGTTGCAATACTATATCACAATTGCACTAAGCAAAAAcagtttttataaaataaaatgaatgaaaacaagaaatgaAAATTGTTGCTAATGTCGATGAGGCAGCTAGGCTATGTGAAGAGCTTGATGGCTtcgagaaaataaaacaaagaaaagggtAAAGGAAAGGCTAATTCGGAGCAGGCAGGACGAAAGGCTGATTGTATCGCCTCATCACTAAAGTGACTGGTCGAGTCCTCTTatggaatatattttttttttatcccaagATTTAGTATCTCTAGAGATTGGTTTTTGTTCTTAGTTGAGTGATTTTACCCTGCAAATGGCTTCACCATAGGAGGGGGGAACTGCCTAATTTTGTCGGTGCATTTGGCTTATGGGGCCAATTTTTCTTGtattgttctttttattttatttttaataaaaattaccttttagcaaaaaaagaagatgaaaatggCAATTTAAAAGTTGCTACTGACCATAATGATTATTTGGATCTTCTAtctgaaaaaaatcaagaagcaccttgtttttttggggggtggagGGCAGGGGGTGAGATAGAAAATACTATCTACAATACATCATCTTCAGCAACATCTGATACATGTATCAATCACCCAATGTGATGTCTTTAGGGCATCCAATAATGTAGTCACTCTCGTTCagggttttttttctcatatttattTTGCCTTTATTTATTCATCGAGTAGATTTTCAGTTTCTGATTTCTGAGCTGCTACCAAGAATAACAATCATAATCAGTTACAGAATGCAAACGAAGTGTAACAAGAAGTACCTCTGGGCGAAGTAGACGATCAATCTCTATGAATAAATCAAGCATAGTGCACCTACGCTGCTGACTGGTTTCTAGTGATAGTAGGCCTTCAGCATGAACCATATCATAAGTTCTTGGGTATGTCGGAAATGCTTCACACCTGGAACAAAATATCAACtatttttaaaccaaaaaattatGAGGAAGCACAAAATTACATATTAGTTACCATATCAACATATAAAATAGGCAATGATATAGATAATCGCCACCAATTCCAATCTCTTGAAGCCTGGCTGTGTTAGAAGGGCTGTGAGCTATTTTTTGTGATTAATAAGTATGATGTTTTCTTGAACCCGTAGTTATATGATTTGAACATCAGGCATAGTGCTATGCTTGATTTTGCTTCCTAACATGTCATTGTATTCCGCTCCTCTCAAATTATATATCCTTTCATGCTTCTGAGTTTAATATAATTTAATTATTAACCAAAGGGGGGGATTTGAAAGGACGTGCCATTTGTGACATGTTCAGCAGCCAGTTTACTGAACAAATGGCTCACATATTTTTTGTCGTTTTTATCCATTTTCATGCAGAACCAATCTACACAGAAGCCATGCTGTTCCCAGTATCCGGTGGTCAATCAACTCAGACAGTTTGGTTTTAGAACCGTGGCTAATTGCTGCCATGAGCCAAGTTGAAATCAAAATGTATTTATGGAAGGGGATAAAATAAAGGTACATACCAGTCATGCAATACCCCAACAAATCCCCTATCAAGGATTAAAGGGAGGTAGTTGGGTCCGCTTGTTGGGACTACATTCATGACCCACACAGTTTTTGCAGCATCCAATAAAGCAGAATTAAAACCTCCAAATCGAGCATTCATATCCAGCACATTCCTTAGCATGTTATAAGGTGGGGAAGGATCCTCATCACCAGGTCTCTTAGGATGATCTGAAAATATCAAGGGGGAGAGCAGAGACCAATAGTTACGAACTGCTGAGTTCCAGTTCAGGGAATCCTCAGCAAACTCTTCCGAACGGACACCTGATAAACATCAAACCCATCCACAAATAAATCAAATCCATAGAAATAATATCACTGGTTTATCAGCATGATggcacctttttctttttctttttaaattaaaaaatataaagatcCAATGAAGGGTAGAATATGacataaaaattatttaacttACCATAACTTCCAAGTTCAGTCGAGTTTAGATGAACCCTAGATGGCCATGTTGTCCGTGCTTCAATAGGAATCCAGCGGTGGCTGTGAGTTCCTGCTATGCATGACTGTAGTGGTCTATAATATGGAGATTCAGTATCATGGCCTTTACTGCAGATGGGAGGCCCTGAACCAGACTTCCTATAAACACATGCAATATGAAAGCATAAATCAGGACCAATCACTTTCATAACTTACTGAAACACATAACATGACTTGTTTCATCATATTACAAtctatgaaaaaacaaaaacaaaaatatcaaataaaatcGTTATCTCATGTTTAGCACTCACCGAGAAGCATAACAGTTTCTTTTACTCGTTTTCTTCCATACAACAGTTTCATCTTGTTGTGACAACATCTCCCAGCAGAGATTTTCTGCAAAGTGGAGAACAGACTTCCATTTTTTCTGAATCTCTTTGTTACGAAGTGACACATGAGAATTGGTGATTGGTGATGTCCAGACAAAGTATCCACCCGGTTTCAAAACTCTATCAACTTCAACCAAGAAAATACCATCTGATCATAtaataaaactgaaagtcagATACACAGAAGTGTGAGGCAAACAAGTGAATTCTCTCTGACCATCATGGATCATTTCATGCCTAAATGATGGAATGATATGAAGTCAAGAATAGATGAAGAACAGGTGATATAATATGGATCAAATGATAGACTTCTGAAGTGCTTATCTAATAAATGATACGTCATAATTTGTCAAAACAAACCCTAAAAGGACCAGCAAAACATGTGGGAAACATTTCTGGAGCAGAACAATCTAAGAGATATTTCACAAAGATAACTGAAAACTGTATTGTAACCTCCAGGCATTTATTCGGGGTTAAAACTTCTCATTACATTGATGAATCCAAAAGGACACAAGTAGATAACATGCTTAGTTTGCAAATTAATACTTGGCCAATGTATGACAAGAATCACAAAGGAACTAATGCAGTTTCCTTCCTAGTTCTTGTCAACATTGACATGTACAACTGAACAGAAGTGTGAAGGCTCCCCATTAGGAAGTCATCAATTTAGGTCAACTGGGCTCATACTGTTGAAGACATTTAGCCAGCCTATATGTGTAGCATTGACAAATTCATTCACACCATCAATCTCGAGAATCCAATTCCATATCTTGAAAGTCTATGGACAACAATTCCTCCAAGAATGTACAAATGGAAATAGAAAGTTACGGAATCTCATAGATTTCCACATGCAGAAGTAATGTTTTATATAGTTCTTTAAAATTCTAGGGTTTGACTCATCTtctcaatgataaaaaaaaaatgtaggatTGTTTGATTGTTTCACCACTGTCTTTGTAATATGATCCACAGAATTTCATGCGCATAGGTAAAATCCACAACATTTGACTACCCATCAGTTTGCAAATACTTATACTTTCTGGCCAATGGGCATTGCAAGTAAGTGAAAGCCTACAAGGCACCATTTCAGAAGTTTTTTCCTAAAGGATTTCAGAATTCCCCATCCAATTTAAACTAGTTCAAGTTTATCTATCTGAGCCTCTCATAATTATATCTTTTTATAGTTTATAATCCATAAGACAATAAATTGGAAAACAAAAGCTCTATTAACATTTGTAGCAAAAAATACAGATCATGCAGAAAATTACTGATCCACATTTTTGCAGCAATGAATAGGCTCAGAAACTAACACTAAGCTATCAATACAACTGTCCTGCTGATTTAATTGTCTGAGGAAAGAAGTAAGAGCTGCATATGCACAATATGGAAAATGAAGGTAATCATAGAAAGACAAACAagcatgcatatatatatatatatatatatattctaccATAGATATCCCAACTAAACAATGTTATGATTGATACCTTTCTGATCCCAGTCGATACCACATCTTGCACAATGCAACATATCAAACGAAAGAGAAGGATATGGCAACTGTTTTGAAGTAAAAGAACCAATCATAGCAGGAAGACCTCTTTCTAAAGTTAGTTGGACTTGACTGCCAGAGGCCTCATAGTTTGCAATGCACATGGTCAATAGTTGCTTTGAAAAGAGATGTGCTCCAAAGCTACCATAACCACATCCTATATCCAAGACAGTCCTAACCTGAAAATTCGAATGTAAAAATTTACATGATTAGTGCATTGTTCTGATACAACATGAACAATTACCTTACTCATCAAATCAGAAGTCATTAATAGTAGCAAAGAGAGAGACAATATATACATGATTTTTCATTGCCACCAGTTAAACATATCCTGTGATTTGAAAATCCCAGTATTGTCACTGAATTACCTTTCATGATACCCATGCCAATTATTAATCTAGACTTGGTTTAGATCTACCTTGTGTCAAGCTCTATACATGCAAGAAATACACAACAAAGTTGAACTACCAGATATATGAATATTGCAACTAAGTTAAATTTTGTTGATTTGGCCATAGAGTCGAGTCAAGGAAATGACTTGAGCATATAAATTAGTGTTTCTTCTATGATTCTATCTATTCTATGGAGTAATCAATCAGATGACGTACAAACACAGAGTCTATATTAAGTAGATTATAGGTATATAACATGATAGCTGTATAGTTCTATTACAAAACAATCAAGCATTCAACTACTATAGTAACTCAGACAAACTGCCATTCTTATAACAGCATCTGGAATCCTATAATCAATGAGGTACATTTTGGAATGTGGAAATTAAATATCAGTAAATGTATGGTTTACATGACTCTCACTTACCAGATTGGGCATCTGGCAGCAGACTCGGTGACAGTAGTAGTTATGAGGAAAGAAATTTTGACCACaataaattttcaaacaaatgggtttttttttttttttgggggtggggggtcgGCGGTGTGACAAAAACAGATGCATATTACATGTGAATCCCTGGCGATACACTAAATGCACTAAATGAAATATAATGGAGATTTACTAGAAAAATTGAACAAGAGAagacaatagagagagagagagagagtattagAACCATCAGAAGAACAGCCCACCAATAAAAAGCAATATTACTCACCCCAGCCTGAATGAAATAAGATTGGTTCCTCAGCCCAATCATTTCAGCAATTTGATGGGAATAGTCTTCAACTCcatcaaacataagagagtcAGATCGAAAGGATATCTGATCTTCCTCCAACATCATCATCCTGCAACCATATTGATTGGACATATAAAGAACAGGGCATCTGAAATGACGTTGGATAAGAAGAAAACTGCACCAACCTCTTAGTCAAACTTCCAGAGGAAAGAACTTCCTGGGCAGTAATTTTCACATTAGCACTCCATATGACATCTCTTCCAGTAGGCCACCTGAGAGGAACTCGGTAATTCCTAGGTGGAAGCACTAAGCAGGTCTGCTTGGATTCATGCTCACATTGACGGTCAAACTCGTTGCCATCGGAGTAACCAGAAGCAAGATTATCAGAAACATTAAAGCAAGGAACATAGTTCTCAAACTCCTCAGAGCAGAATTCCACCTCCTTCCACTTCGCAGAGCCAACAGAAAATTCCCCAATATCTGCAAGGTCAGAGATGAGTTGTTCTTGGAGCCGCCTATAGCCCCTAACGATGTAACCTCTCGAGGATGTTGAAATGGTGATCGTCCACAAAAGAGATCCAGAAACAGCAAGAATCAcaattagaattaaactggccTTAAGCAACAGCAGGGTCAGATTGTGCCGGCTTCGGGAAGTTCCCACGTTGAAAGGATCAGATCCAAAACCATTCTCACTGAATCCAGACTTGGGAGAAGAATTGTCTCCAAAAATTAAACTAACAAAGTCACGGAATGACAGAGGCTTGCGAtcaggagagggagaaggagaaagagaaggagaaggggaagagCGATTCCTAAACAGTTCCTCTTTCTCAGTTCTGACTTTCATCTGAGAGTCCCAGGAATAATGGGTACTCCCTGCAATCTTTCCACCGGATAAACCACGATGAAGCGGCCGAGACATCCCCCCAACCTGAAAGACCCAcatgaaaaattcaaagaaaaagcaGTTAGAGAGGGAAACTAAAGAAGATTCTCCACTCTAAATACTAAAAGCACGAAGAAGCGAAAAGCTCATTGGAGGATTGA
This genomic stretch from Macadamia integrifolia cultivar HAES 741 chromosome 2, SCU_Mint_v3, whole genome shotgun sequence harbors:
- the LOC122071870 gene encoding probable pectin methyltransferase QUA2, with amino-acid sequence MSRPLHRGLSGGKIAGSTHYSWDSQMKVRTEKEELFRNRSSPSPSLSPSPSPDRKPLSFRDFVSLIFGDNSSPKSGFSENGFGSDPFNVGTSRSRHNLTLLLLKASLILIVILAVSGSLLWTITISTSSRGYIVRGYRRLQEQLISDLADIGEFSVGSAKWKEVEFCSEEFENYVPCFNVSDNLASGYSDGNEFDRQCEHESKQTCLVLPPRNYRVPLRWPTGRDVIWSANVKITAQEVLSSGSLTKRMMMLEEDQISFRSDSLMFDGVEDYSHQIAEMIGLRNQSYFIQAGVRTVLDIGCGYGSFGAHLFSKQLLTMCIANYEASGSQVQLTLERGLPAMIGSFTSKQLPYPSLSFDMLHCARCGIDWDQKDGIFLVEVDRVLKPGGYFVWTSPITNSHVSLRNKEIQKKWKSVLHFAENLCWEMLSQQDETVVWKKTSKRNCYASRKSGSGPPICSKGHDTESPYYRPLQSCIAGTHSHRWIPIEARTTWPSRVHLNSTELGSYGVRSEEFAEDSLNWNSAVRNYWSLLSPLIFSDHPKRPGDEDPSPPYNMLRNVLDMNARFGGFNSALLDAAKTVWVMNVVPTSGPNYLPLILDRGFVGVLHDWCEAFPTYPRTYDMVHAEGLLSLETSQQRRCTMLDLFIEIDRLLRPEGWVMFRDMAPLIESARTIATRLKWDARVVEIESNGDERLLVCQKPLFKKFQL